In Carassius auratus strain Wakin chromosome 12, ASM336829v1, whole genome shotgun sequence, the sequence TTTAATGAACCGGTTCAAATAGTTGATTCACAATTCTTACTTCATGACGTCTTTACGTCCTTGTTGGAACTCGTTTTCCAAATGTTATTATTGAATCGATATTGTACTTATTCAGTTATATTGAGGCGTAAAGTACAGACATTTACCAATAAAAATATCCAGTATTCAAGACCTCTTTCGTTTTACAGCAAAATCTACTTTtacttaaaatgatcaaaagagTATGTAAAACGCTTTTATTCAACGTATTTATATTTATGACCAGATTTCACAATCATACATGCAAGTTTACTCGTAAAAAGGTTTTGTTGACTGAACTATATGCAGTCTTTAAGAATCTTTGAGTAAGAAagctacaaaaatgtatttaaaattgcattaaaattgTACAATGTTCAATTTCTCCATCTGAAAGAAAACAATGAAGTTTAGAACAAAAGtgtaatttgtaaaatgtttgcaTCTTTTACGCTCGAGTTCGAAGACGAATCGCTCTTATGATCCATTCAAGGAATCGactcaaaagaacgattcgttcactaACCCTAGGAAGAAGGTGATCCGGAGTCATGGCTGCTGTAACCAGCAAAACATCTCTGAGGTTTTTCTCTCTTCTCGGAGCTTTTATTCTGACTCGGTTCAGCTTCTGTTGATGCTGTTCGCGGTTCGAACAAATAAACACGTGACATGCAACAATGTAACAAATCCCCTTCACACTCGCGCGCTTGTGTTTAAACTGCATTCGTGCATCAGCATGTTTAACGTGATGATAACGAAGCTTCATTTAAAGAACAGGTAAAGAAGCTGGTCAAATCTAGAATACAACTGATACACATTGTCCTAAGCTGTTTAGGACAGGAGTGATGAGATGCAGGTTTGGCCCTCTCTTGACTCACACCATTGCTTGATGGATTGTTAACATCTAAATTAAGATATGATTTTTAAGCAAATGACTTGCCTAAGTTGATCTTCCTATTAATCTGTGCCTCTGACTGCTAATGGAAATCATTAGCCATCTgtgatataatgttatatatcTGCAGTAATATCTGTCTGATCATAATACAGCGGTCAGGGGATGGTTTTCTGGAGTGTCCATCATCCGCAGCTTGAGGCAGTGTGGACCGTGTAGATTCACTGATAACCGCTGCAGGTGAGGATGTTCTCCAGAGCCACGGCTATCACAGGAGCGTTTCTGCTTCCTGTATGTTTAGTTCATCATGATGATccacacaaacacaacttttataaatgtttaagcCTAAATACAGTCGCCAGAAAGCTAAACctagaaataaataaactacacaaTGGTCACATGATTTCAACGTCCCACAATTTCAGCTTCACACAACTTTCCTCCGAAAAATTAAACACGATTAAACAGTGTtgggaaaagttacttttaaaggtAATGCACTAAAGCGATATTGTGCTGCTTccttaaaaaagtaacaaattaagTTAGTAACTTTATATGGAAAGTACTTTAGATTTGagtgtctgaataatttctgGCCCTGTATTCTACTGTTAATCCACTGCATGAATACATGAATGAGTTTTAGTGTCCTGCactagtaataaaataaatacagatatctggtgtctgaatgaTTTCTGGTTTGACTGTAGATAAGTACTTAATAATCTGCACAAATGAAGAGCTCTTGTGTTAAATAAGACTCTTGCTGACTCCTTTCTTCGTTTGGGAGACTCCCAAGGCATAGGATAATTTCCTTATTTTTCCAGGTTCATCTTCTGATTTTGCTTGCGTTCTGCCATGACCAGAGCCGCCACCACAGTGACCATCACGGCTCCTGTAATGAGCAGGACAGTGGCCGTTTCTGCCACACACAGCTGACTGTGCATCACACCCAGAGACAGCGGAGCATGGCACGTGAGGTTCATGTAATCGTCCACGTGGAGATGCCTGACGTGGAGAATCTTACTGAAGACGCGATGTAACTCGCAGTCGCATGTCCAGGGGTTCTCCGACATCTGCAGATGTGTGCTGGCCGTCTGGAGGTTTAACAACGTCTTGAACTTCAGGCTGCTCAACTGGTTGGCTTCTAAGTTCAGAAGTGTGAGGGTGTGTAAGGGGGCCAGAGCTTGGGTTTCGATCTTGGAGATATTGTTGTGGTCCAGGAGGAGAACTCGCAGACTCTGTTGCATGGTGAGCAGACCTCGCTGCACGACTGTGAGCTGATTCCAGGAGAGGTTAAGCAGCTTCAGCACGGAGAGACCACGAAATGCACCAGCTTCGATAACCTGAACGTGGTTGTGACTGAGATCCAACCTCTCCAGACTCTCTAGGTCCTCCAAGGAGCGGGACTCGAGGCGTTGCAGAGCATTGTGGGAAAGCTGGAGATCTTTAAGAGCGGTCAAGCCTTGAGAGAAATCTGGAGGAAGGACACGGAGCTCGTTGTAAGCCAGGTCCAACTTTTCCAGGAAGGTCAGAGAGGAGAGCGCCTGGAACACAAACAGGACACAAAGATAGAAGTAgaggaatatttatatttttgttcacaTTTGAAGAGATAGTTCCCTTAGTTCAGCAATCGTTCACTCGACCTCGTGTTGTTCCAACCTCGCGTGACTTACTTCTGAGGAACACGCACGATGaggtttcaaatgtttttatccGTACAAGGAAAGTCATCAGGATGCAAACCAACATTAGACACTTTCATTGAGTGGAGGAAAactcctggagcacaaaagcataAGTAGAATAaccaacattatacatttttcttttataccagaaatcattaggatattaagtaaagatcatgctccatgaaaatattttgtaaatgttctaccgtaaatatatcaaaacttcatgtttgattagtaatatgcattgctaagaacttcatctgaacaactttaaagatgattttctcaatatttagattgttttgctccctcagattccagattttctaatagttgtatctcagacagatattgtcctccgaacaaaccacacatcactggagagatgatttagaAACACATTGACCCTTATGAATGGTCTTGTGCTCCAAgctcacaaaatattattttttaatctcttgttttgtatattatatatgtttttaagagtgtaggcaGAAAGATGAATGGGAGCACACACCTTGGAGCGCAGCAGCTGTATGTGGCTCTGTGAGAGCAGGAGCACCTGGAGAACCCTCGTCCCAGTGAAGGATCCGCTCCTCAGCTCCCACAGATCATTCCCACTGAGGTCCAGGAGCTGCGTGCCGTGTGGAATACTGCGGGGAACGTGTGTGAACCCTCGGGATCCACAGTCCACCAGTTCAGACGCATCGTAACACAAACACTGACGAGGGCAGAGCTTGGAGCTCCTCACCAGGAGGAAAGACACGAGTAACACCAGCACACCGAGCATCCTCAACAGATCAGGATCTCCATCCAGAAACAGAAGGATCCTCCAGATTACCCAGCACACGCGCCTCGCTCATCCTCAGGTCGAGCTGAAAGTAGTAGATTCCACTGGTGTATTTGGGGCATTTATGATGCAGTTTCTAACAGCTTGCGGTCTACAAGGATTTGTGGCTTGGCATGAGAAGTCAAATCATATAAAGAGCTCAAATCCTTTAATCCGTTTATCATTTTACACAGAATTAATCACTTTTATGTTAGTTAGTGTCTCCTGGACAGATGtgcagagctctgtaattcagatAGATCATTTATTGTACTTACCACGGTCTTCATGATTCAGATGTCCTCTGAAAACTGAACTACAGCGCTAACGCTCGAGATCCTTCACCTGATGGTCTCTGACACAGACTGGATTTATCCTGGAAGCACACTGCGTCCCTCACGAAACTAGAGCCCTTGGAACATGATGAATATTTGAGTGACCGCTCCATCGGTCCAGAAGCAGGACGTGTAGTCTTACAGCTCTCAACAGAGCCCTTCAGGAGCACCGTGCACGGTCTGATCTTTAACGGTTTGTCTAGAGATGGACACGGTGCCAGCGGTGTGTATAACAGTAATAATCTGACCCCAAGCTTTAATTATTCATGAACAATCAAGACCTTTTGATGCTGCAATAACAGAGTCCAGGGAAGTCAAACCCTTCGTAGTTCCTGGCAGTGAACACACACGTGTGTAATGAACCCAGGTCTGCAGCTGGAGAGCTTTCAGATGTGTGAACCTTACCACAATCACATCGCTCTGATGAGGTCTATAAACATGACACTAGAGAATAAATGCTTGCTTTTGGCACAGAATATACTCTACACTGCCTAgtctataaaaataaagatattaagcGATATAAACCTCTGAAGTTCACCCCGTGTGTTTCTTGCTGCTTGATTATATTTGTAAAGCAATTAAACCCAACCTCTTTCTGCAAGCAGTGTTCAAAGATTGTGAAAAAGCAACTGAAAGTACAATGTTACAGTCAGAatttgttacttttattttagaaaatgtccTTTGTAACGCGTGGCATCATACGtcacatttcttttaaaatacagaaCAGACAGACAATTGTAGAACATAAACAGCcaaaagaaggagaaaaaaaagcataaaaagtaaAAGCTAACAAGCTCTTCTGactgatttgtttttctttttttgacaaaaatggaATAGAAGGCGAAGGAGGGATgtaagagaagagaagaaacgCAGGATAAGACACTGTACGTTAGTCAAAGAAACTATGGAGGGAGGGGGTTTAAATTATCTTCATAAAGTCTAATTTAGAATGAACTCTTCACTCTGGTGTTTTCTCTTaaaacatttttccttttttttttgcttttttgtctgAATGTGTTTGAGTTGGTGTTCCCTGCGCCAGGCCCTGGTGCCTCCACCCTCGGAGCGCCGCACAGGTGGAGGAGAGCGCTGGCCCCCAGCAGCTCTCGGGCCCTCGGTGCCCTCCCCAGAGCAGACACACACCCCCTCACGAGGATAGAGACGAGTCCTTCTGTGTGTGCTGGCCTGGCGTGCGCGGGACACACTTCTGGCTCTCCACATCTTTCAGATGTTTCTCCACCTGCAGGAAGAGCACAGATCTATTCAGAAACAGTGAAGAGTCAGTATGGATACAACAAAATGAACAAGCAAGAATGGAAACCTAGCGCTTGTGAAATCACAATATGAAGTGCATTTTACACCAGTTTCACACAGCTGAGAGTATGAGGACTGATCATAGCATTATCCACTTGATTCAGTTCACACGGAGACTGAACGTTAAAATAACTGCTGCCTTTTCTTTTAATATTGTCCATGTTGTAAGCCTACAGGTGCCGCTGGGAGAGATGTATGAAAGTAAAGCATTACTGAAATGAAAGGTTGCGTGACACTCACAATTTTGCGTATATGACTGAGAGCGCTCCCCTCTTTTCCTCGGCAGTTCTCCACCTGATACGGTGGAGAGATCACCacatcatccatcacaatgatgTTCTTCTCCTGCCACTTACAGTCTTTGATGCTGGAAAACAACATCTCAACGATcaatcagacacaaacacacatatcacTCTTACTTTAACGTGATCATCGTGAAGATCTCTGAACCCTAATGTACTGAACGCATTCTTACGTTTTGTGTATGGTCTGGAACAACTGCTGTCCCTCGGCTGACACCCCAGCACTGATGGCATAGGCCTGGGACAGCTTGTCTTCCTTCTCTGTCCTGGCACGACTGGCCAGCTGCGGAAACGAGACGTGACAGGACGATCACGAGGTGTTATTAACCATCACACGTTCATCTGATGGATCTTCACTCACAGAACACATCACAGTAACTCACAGCACTCATGTAGaaactaacattaacattaatacaCACTCAAGTATTGTTTATTCCTTCATGTTATccaaagtagttaactaatgaacttTATTGTAGTGTGCTACTAATATTGATACACTAACAATTCTACAACACttctcaattaaaaacaaatcatcATTTTGACTTAACACCATTGTTTCAGGTTAACACTGCGTTGCATTTCGGCTCAACTCAATTTCAACGAAGTAGACCAAAAATTACTTTTGATGCTTGATCACTTTTCTTTGGTAAGTGAAGTTAATTCTTTACAACCAATCGACTCGATTCATTAGAGAACATTAATGCTTTGCTCAGCACAGCGCTGGATAGAGGgaataagtgttattttatgcatttctttagtatttgttcatgtttaatGCTCTTCTATGTTTGTATTTGAGTGTTTCTGGTGTGTTAGTGTTTGGGGCTTGGGTTGAGCACCTGCTATCACGagttaaacattattaataataaaataagatcttTGCTCATGCCACGGATATAACTAAACCATCTTGTGGCTAATGCCTAAAGCGAAGTGAATCAAATGTATCGTTTTTTGTGAGTCGTTTAGAAGGATTTCTGCCTAAAATGTTACTTTCCAGTTACAGGATGTTGTCTGAGTTCAGCAAGGATAATAAAGATAAAACTTGTCAAATGTATCAAATTGAGTTCATGAATTGGGATTCCACAAATGTATTGGATGGAAGTCCTGCCCTCGATTAAATTGAGTTCATccaattattattacttttttttttttttgagtgtaaaaattcagtccaattttattgttttactttcagtaaaacgtttttttttatttttttttattcagtatcaTTCAAATGGAgttaaatttaagtattttaatatttatttacttaataattacAAAATCCATTTTTGGTTTCTGTTTTCAGCCCAGAAGTTTCATTTCGTTGCATCCCTTATATTATGTGAAAACACTGTATGAATATGATAAACCAAACAGCATCTGATTATCCTCACATGTACACAGCAGTGTTAGCGTCTCCTGATGAATAACTGTGAGGCAATGCTGACGTCTGGA encodes:
- the LOC113112075 gene encoding protein LSM12 homolog A-like — protein: MAAPGPGEYFSVGSRVSCLTCLGQRLQGEVLAFDYPSKMLTLKCPSSSAKPHLSDVILVNLAYVSDVDVINDRSETPPPLASLNISKLASRARTEKEDKLSQAYAISAGVSAEGQQLFQTIHKTIKDCKWQEKNIIVMDDVVISPPYQVENCRGKEGSALSHIRKIVEKHLKDVESQKCVPRTPGQHTQKDSSLSS
- the LOC113112074 gene encoding slit homolog 2 protein-like; its protein translation is MLGVLVLLVSFLLVRSSKLCPRQCLCYDASELVDCGSRGFTHVPRSIPHGTQLLDLSGNDLWELRSGSFTGTRVLQVLLLSQSHIQLLRSKALSSLTFLEKLDLAYNELRVLPPDFSQGLTALKDLQLSHNALQRLESRSLEDLESLERLDLSHNHVQVIEAGAFRGLSVLKLLNLSWNQLTVVQRGLLTMQQSLRVLLLDHNNISKIETQALAPLHTLTLLNLEANQLSSLKFKTLLNLQTASTHLQMSENPWTCDCELHRVFSKILHVRHLHVDDYMNLTCHAPLSLGVMHSQLCVAETATVLLITGAVMVTVVAALVMAERKQNQKMNLEK